A single genomic interval of Terriglobus albidus harbors:
- a CDS encoding serine/threonine-protein kinase, with the protein MQSKRWEAVSRIFHKALELDVAERPAFVALESGDDDGLRSEVERLLQAHVEAASWLSRPALAGFDVNPTLAAGTIEEGDLLCDRFLIRRQIAAGGMGTVYEAYDQELHTPVALKVVLPEIANDPEVVARFRREVALARRITHTNICRTFDLERTVHKGAGIVFLTMEFLQGRTLAERLRAEGPLDCTNALHILRQIAQALAAAHSLGVVHRDIKPGNIMLLEEGSEAKEVRAVVTDFGLARLAAPMGTTAYAASDAEESLTRGYPIGTLSYMAPEQLEGLTATVATDVYALGLVTAEMLSGTRVFAAHRLLNGMAARLDQPSLATMLPSQIPAAWISILERCLNPKPEDRYPDTLAFLHDLETTAAQPPRVKKWSRPTLPALRKQWLAISGGVLLIAAALFGGIMRLVQVNTHSTVPAGATVYLAPLTNRAAVHELDQATTLLASQLSQSTHVQVLEQSRIDETLRNMKKPADTSIDAATAREIALRTGAVRVIFPSIEVTRGGYTLSVTIDQPDHDPSRSRTKWTREFRWQAAKESSPLDNAALAMIREAGDWVREKVGESADDIARLDIPPEDATTANWQALDEYAHGERLLLDGKTDDGITALERATQLDREFSLAYARLGDVLVSMNRWRDGLAAYREAISTTSRQRLSRRELDRVRGIYASDTHDFATAEAQFRDLASYYPSDWLAWFYRALPLMRLGRIEEAIECLKHAHALVPQRLSPTATLAQFSLVAGDQAAVAGWIAELRRYGYPIEAAWIEGEAAVLRGDTQTAEDRFNQVSRSTSPSRAIAGYQLLAHVEAEEGRLALAQESINKALLLAESGGEKGNQSSVLMDRAWLRCQMGQITTCAQDADNSLAIDHSSYRMRAASLLVGRFAPTAGVAEKAHLLKLLKSKDSEGHRDEIGPLFEMAQLEKEGAFQLAQHHCETALKAFRAEAAIDAAVESRMYLAQSLEQCAEWETSSARGHALRREAADAYAYVAFRPALIWIIVSSHPPGSYVAQLSGWIRTTDEHTGQYAEAEKLLRNLRSQTSPHGNSYPDRPAAIPRSIH; encoded by the coding sequence ATGCAGAGCAAGCGATGGGAGGCGGTCAGCCGCATATTTCACAAAGCCCTGGAACTGGATGTGGCGGAGCGCCCGGCGTTCGTCGCCCTTGAGTCCGGTGACGATGACGGATTGCGCTCTGAAGTGGAACGCTTACTGCAAGCTCATGTAGAGGCCGCGTCATGGCTCTCCAGACCTGCGCTGGCAGGTTTCGATGTCAATCCCACGCTCGCGGCCGGAACGATAGAGGAAGGCGACCTGCTGTGCGACCGCTTTCTAATTCGGCGGCAGATCGCCGCTGGCGGCATGGGAACGGTCTATGAAGCGTACGACCAGGAATTACACACTCCGGTTGCATTGAAGGTCGTTCTTCCGGAGATCGCGAATGACCCGGAGGTGGTGGCGCGATTTCGCCGCGAGGTCGCGCTGGCGCGGCGCATCACTCATACCAACATCTGCCGCACCTTCGATCTCGAACGCACGGTGCACAAGGGCGCCGGAATCGTCTTTCTGACGATGGAATTCCTTCAGGGCCGCACGCTCGCCGAGCGGCTACGCGCTGAAGGGCCCCTGGACTGCACCAATGCCCTGCATATTCTTCGTCAGATTGCGCAGGCGCTGGCAGCGGCACACAGCCTGGGGGTGGTCCACCGCGACATCAAGCCAGGCAACATCATGCTGCTGGAAGAGGGCAGTGAAGCGAAGGAAGTCCGCGCCGTCGTGACCGACTTCGGCCTGGCCCGCTTAGCCGCCCCGATGGGGACCACCGCTTATGCCGCAAGCGATGCCGAGGAATCGCTGACACGCGGATATCCGATCGGGACGCTGTCCTACATGGCTCCCGAACAGTTAGAGGGGCTGACTGCAACGGTAGCTACGGATGTCTATGCACTCGGGCTGGTGACGGCAGAGATGTTGTCTGGAACGCGAGTCTTTGCAGCACACAGACTGTTGAATGGCATGGCGGCGCGGCTGGATCAGCCATCTCTGGCAACCATGCTGCCATCTCAGATTCCCGCAGCCTGGATTTCGATTCTTGAACGTTGCCTGAACCCGAAGCCGGAAGATAGATACCCGGATACGCTTGCCTTCCTACATGATCTGGAAACAACTGCCGCACAACCCCCACGGGTGAAGAAATGGTCGCGCCCAACACTGCCTGCACTGCGAAAACAGTGGCTCGCCATTAGTGGCGGAGTATTGCTGATCGCCGCGGCCCTTTTTGGCGGCATCATGCGCCTAGTACAAGTGAACACCCATTCCACCGTCCCGGCAGGAGCTACCGTGTATCTCGCCCCGCTCACCAACCGTGCCGCAGTGCATGAACTGGATCAGGCCACTACCCTGCTGGCCAGTCAGCTCTCGCAATCGACGCACGTACAGGTCTTAGAGCAGAGCCGTATAGACGAGACCCTTCGCAACATGAAGAAGCCGGCAGATACATCGATCGATGCGGCAACGGCGCGTGAGATTGCGTTAAGGACCGGAGCGGTGCGTGTGATCTTTCCATCGATCGAGGTGACCCGTGGAGGATATACGCTGTCCGTCACCATCGATCAACCGGATCACGATCCATCGCGTTCCCGGACAAAGTGGACTCGAGAGTTTCGCTGGCAGGCAGCGAAAGAATCATCGCCTCTTGATAATGCGGCTCTAGCGATGATTCGCGAGGCAGGCGATTGGGTTCGCGAAAAGGTGGGGGAATCGGCCGATGACATCGCACGGCTCGACATCCCTCCAGAAGATGCAACGACCGCGAACTGGCAGGCACTGGATGAGTACGCACATGGAGAAAGGCTGCTTCTTGACGGTAAGACCGATGACGGGATTACCGCTCTCGAACGTGCGACGCAATTGGATCGCGAGTTCAGCCTGGCCTATGCGCGGCTTGGAGACGTGCTCGTCTCAATGAACCGTTGGCGCGACGGCTTGGCGGCATACCGTGAGGCCATAAGCACGACAAGTAGGCAGCGCCTTTCCCGCCGTGAACTGGACCGCGTACGTGGCATCTATGCCAGCGATACTCATGATTTCGCTACTGCGGAGGCTCAGTTTCGCGACCTTGCTTCCTACTATCCCAGTGATTGGCTCGCCTGGTTCTACCGCGCTTTGCCGCTGATGCGACTGGGGCGCATAGAGGAAGCGATTGAATGCCTTAAACATGCGCATGCGTTGGTCCCGCAGAGGCTGAGTCCGACAGCGACACTGGCGCAGTTTTCACTCGTCGCTGGCGACCAGGCAGCAGTGGCGGGATGGATCGCAGAACTTCGCCGTTATGGATATCCCATAGAGGCTGCCTGGATTGAGGGAGAAGCAGCGGTCCTGCGGGGGGACACCCAAACCGCAGAGGACAGGTTCAACCAAGTGAGCCGGTCGACGTCACCAAGCCGGGCGATTGCAGGGTACCAGTTGCTCGCTCACGTAGAGGCGGAAGAGGGACGGCTGGCGCTGGCTCAGGAGTCGATCAATAAGGCCCTTCTACTCGCGGAATCTGGAGGCGAAAAAGGGAACCAGTCATCTGTGTTGATGGATCGGGCGTGGTTGCGATGTCAGATGGGTCAGATTACCACCTGTGCCCAGGATGCAGACAACTCGCTGGCAATCGATCATTCGTCATATCGGATGCGCGCGGCAAGCCTATTGGTGGGCAGATTTGCGCCTACGGCTGGAGTCGCTGAGAAGGCTCACCTGCTAAAGCTATTGAAGTCAAAGGATTCCGAGGGCCACCGCGATGAGATCGGCCCTCTGTTCGAGATGGCTCAACTGGAGAAAGAGGGCGCATTCCAATTGGCACAGCACCATTGCGAAACAGCCCTGAAGGCCTTTCGCGCTGAAGCGGCCATCGATGCGGCTGTGGAGTCACGCATGTATCTCGCGCAGAGCCTCGAACAGTGCGCGGAATGGGAAACATCATCGGCACGTGGCCATGCGCTTCGTCGAGAGGCGGCAGACGCGTATGCCTATGTGGCATTCAGGCCCGCGTTGATCTGGATCATCGTTTCGTCTCATCCACCTGGCTCCTATGTGGCTCAGCTGAGCGGTTGGATCCGCACAACAGACGAACATACCGGGCAATATGCCGAGGCAGAGAAGTTACTGCGCAATTTGCGCTCACAGACGTCACCTCACGGTAACTCGTATCCGGATCGTCCGGCAGCGATACCGCGCTCTATCCACTAA
- a CDS encoding sigma-70 family RNA polymerase sigma factor yields the protein MDPASEEITQILADFAHGQESARDRLLPLVYGELKRIAAAHMRRERPDNSLQPTALVHEAYLKLIGIRKIEWQNRAHFYAMASRLMREILIDKARRDDAEKRGRGVTMIALDEALARAPSRDVNLLALDRALDELAIQHERKAKIVEMRFFAGLTEEEIACVLGISVRTVKREWQFTRAWLFSALSR from the coding sequence ATGGACCCGGCGTCGGAAGAGATCACGCAAATTTTGGCGGATTTTGCACACGGCCAGGAGTCGGCAAGAGATCGCCTGCTTCCGCTTGTCTATGGGGAGCTTAAGAGGATCGCGGCGGCCCACATGCGACGGGAGCGGCCGGATAACTCCCTACAGCCGACTGCCCTGGTCCACGAGGCCTACCTCAAACTGATTGGCATCCGGAAGATTGAGTGGCAGAACAGGGCTCACTTCTACGCGATGGCCTCCAGGTTGATGCGCGAGATATTGATCGATAAAGCTCGTCGCGACGATGCGGAAAAGCGTGGCCGCGGAGTCACGATGATTGCGCTGGATGAGGCCCTTGCCCGTGCTCCATCGCGGGATGTCAATCTGCTGGCGCTGGACCGGGCACTGGATGAACTGGCCATACAGCATGAACGCAAAGCAAAGATCGTCGAGATGCGATTCTTCGCCGGATTGACCGAGGAGGAGATCGCCTGCGTCCTTGGTATTTCGGTGCGAACAGTGAAACGTGAGTGGCAGTTCACGCGGGCGTGGCTGTTCAGTGCCTTATCGAGGTGA